GTTTTCGCGCGGCACGCAGGGCAAGCACACGTTGCTCACGATCGATGGCCGCCGCCAGACGCCGAACATCCTCGGCGGCTACGATTGGGCCAGCCTCACCCTCGACAACGTGGACCGCGTCGAAGTGATGCGCTCGCCCGTGTCGTCGCTTTACGGCGGCGAAGCAATCGGCGGTGTCGTGAATGCGCTCACGCGCAGCGGGCGCGGCCTTCGCGCACCCGAGCACGAAGTCGCGTTCGAGGCCGGAAGCTTCCGCACGTTCCGCGAAAGCCTCGCGACACGCGGCGCGACGGGGCCATGGGATTATGCGCTCAGCGCGTCGCGACAGGACTCGGATTACGACCGCGCGAACGATCGCTACCGACTCACCACGTTGCGCGGCTCGACCGGCTGGGAAGCGAACGACGCGGCGTATCTCGATTTGAAAGGCGCATTCCACCAGAGCGACGCGGGCAGCCCGGGCTCGACGACCTTCCCCGATCCCGGCGCGTTCCTCCGGCGTGAAGTCGTGAATCTCTCGCCCGGCATCGAGTGGAATCCGTCCGATTCCATCGAGGCGCGCCTCTACTACGGCTTCGAGCACCAGTATCAACGCTCGGTGTTCACGCTATTCGGCGGCTCCGACGACCAGCAACGAAACGTCTCACAACTCGTCGAAGGACAGTTGAACTGGACCGTCACCGACCGGTGGAAGCTCACGTTTGGCGCCGCGCTGCAAGACCTCACGTTCTCGCAAATCAACAACACGGGCGAGGAGGACATCCATCTCAACACGACGAGCTTCGGCCTTTACGCGCAGAGCCAGTGGAGTCCGCTGCCACGGGTCACGCTCGTGAATTCCGTGCGGCACGATCACTACTCCGATTATCCGGGCGCGACCACGTGGCGGCAGGCGATGTCCGCGCGTGTCCCCGGAACCGAGACGCGCGTGTTCGCCGCGGTGGCGCGCGCGTTCAGCCCGCCGGCGCAGGGCGACCTCTTTTTCCCCGGCGTCTTCGGCTACAACGTCACGTTGCAACCCGAGAGCAGCTTCGGATGGGAGGCGGGATTCGAGCAACCGCTCGCCGGCGGCCGACTCAAGCTCGGCGCGACATGGTTCCGGAATGAAATCGACAACCTCATCTCGTTCGACCCGACGCCGCGGCCGGGCGCGCCGTTCGGCGCGCCCGCGAACGTAGCCGGCGCTCTGACCGAAGGCGTCGAGGCGGGCGCATCGCTCAAGCCGTTCGACGGACTCGAAGCCCGCGCCAGCTACACGTATCTGACCGCCCGTGACCTCGCGACGACCTTGCGGCTTGTCCGGCGCCCGCGTCACACGGCCACGCTCGACGTGGCGGCTCGACCGATGAAGACACTCACCTTGAGCGCGGGCGCGCAACTCGTGAGCGGCCGCACCGACTTTTACACCGACCCATTTTTCACGACGACGCGCGAGCACGGGCAGGACTACGTCGTGGTTCGCGCCGCGGCGCGATACCAGTTTACGGAACAGGCGCAGCTTTGGATTCGGGCGGAAAACCTCACCGACGTGAAATACGAGCAGGCCGCGCAGTTCCCCGCTCCGCGACTCGGGATCTTCGGCGGGTTCAAGCTCAGCTTCTAAACCAGCGCCCCAACACTGCTGCGTCGCCTCGGTGCGGGTCACAGGCGTGCGAAGCTGGTCGCGCGAGAGGTCCACGCGGAAACGCGTGTCGCCCTCGCGCAGCGCCTTCACGTCAACGCGCCACGTCGCGACTTCTTTGCCCGCGAGGGACGGCAGCGCTGTCATGCGGATGAACTGGTCCTTCGAAGTCACGGGCGTCGCGCCTTCGCCTGGCATGAAGCCCTGATTCGCGGGCATCGCCGCGCCATCTGCCGAAGGCGGACGAACGGCGATTCAAGGCCGACAAAACTGCGTGGGAATTCTTCCGACGCCAGCCGCCCGCGCGTCTCCGGTTTCTTTGCGCTCACCACGAACCACGTCGCCACGCGCTGGCCGGGTGGCGGCTTGATCGCTTGATCTCCGACGCCCGCGACGGGCGCAGGCTCGGCCCGGCCGGGCGAAGTGATCGGGTCAGGTGCGGCCGTCAACCCAGCTTCCACCCCTTGCGATACTCTCGTTGGATGAAGCGCTGTGCCTCGGGCGCGTTCTTCGCGCGGAGGTTTGCGGCGTCCCACTCGATTTTCTTGCCCGCGCGGAAGGCGACGTTGCCGAGGTGGTTCGCCTCGGTGAGCCAGCCGGAATACTCGAAGTTCGCGTGCGGTTGCGTGCCGTTGCGGATGGCGGTGAGCCAGTCGTCGTAGTGGCTTTTCACGCGCGGGATGGTCGGCTCGGGCGGCTTGAAGCCCGCGAAATCCGCCTCCGGCAGCAGCAGATACTTGCCGTAATCGGATAGCAGCATTCCCTTGTCGCCGATGAACAGGTGGCCGCTGCCCCATTGCGGAATCTTCTTCTGCGTCCAGAGGTCGGGCTTGTTTTCGCCCTGATGCCACGTGAGCTTTACGGCGGGCATCTCGCCACGCGGGCCGTATTCGTAGGTGGCGGACATGGACGCCGGTGCGATCTCCACGTGCGGCGTCGGGCCGATCGCCTCGATGGTGAGCGGCGCCTTCAACTTGAGCGCCCAAAACGGCAGGTCGTTGAAGTGCGAGCCGAGGTCGCTCATCGTGCCGTTGCCAAAATCCCACCAGCGATACCACTTCGGCCCGGGAAAATAGACCTCGTGGAACGGCCGCTCGGGCGCGGGGCCGAGCCACAAATCCCAGTCGAGATGCGCGGGAACGGGCATCGCCTCCTTCGGCCGGTCGGTGACGAACACGATATCCTTGTTGCGGTCCGAGGCTTCCTTGCTCTGCAAACCCCACGCGCGCGACACCCACACGTGCGCCTCGCGGACCTTCCCGATGACGCCGGCCTGGATGATCTCAACCACGCGCCGGTAGTTCTCGCTCGAATGAATCTGGATTCCCATCTGCGTCGCCAGCTTCGGGCGCGCGGCGGCGGCCTCGCGGATTTTGCGCGCCTCCCAGATGTTGTAAGTGAGCGGTTTCTCGCAATAGACGTGTTTGTTCGCCTGCAAGGCCATCATCGCCGCGAAGGCGTGCGTGTGCTCGCACGTGCTGACCGTGACGGCGTCGAAGTCCTTCGCATGGTCGAAGACCTTGCGGAAGTCGGTGAACGCCGCGGCCTGCGGGTGCTTCATCTTCGCGGCGTCGATCGCGCGCTGGTTCACGTCGCAGACCGCGGCGATGTATTCGGATTTTTCGACGCCGCCCATGTTCGCGGCGCCGCGCCCGCCGCACGCGATGATGGCCATGGCGATCTTGCTGTTGGGATTCTGCATCCGCGCGATGGCGGGGAAGCCGAGCACCGCGCCGGTCGCGGCGAGCGCGGACTGCGCGAACCTGCGGCGGGAAACGGGACGCAACGGATGAGCGTATCGGGCTTTCATGCCCGCAGCATGGTCACGCGGCGCCGGGCGGTCAATGGCTGAGGACCGTGCGGCCGGTCACCAGTATCCGATGATGGTGGTCAGCGGCGCGGGGGGCGTGCCGCTCCACCGCACGTTGCGCGCGGCCATGACTTCCATCTTGCGCCAATGCGCGGAGCCGTCGGGGAGCGCGACGTTGCCGCCGGCAGTCTTGATCTGCTCGGGCTCGGGCGTGGACCCGGTGTTGCTGTTCACCGCACCGGTCGGACCGTGCGACGCTGAGCTGGAAACCGGTGTGGCCGTGCCTCTCTCGATGACATCGGCGGCGAGGACGTGGTGCTTGCCTTGATCCTGCGTGAACTTCGGGCTGTCCCACGGCGTGGTCGTGGGGCGGGCGTAAGTCGCGTCACGCGCCCGCGTATCGTTCTCGGTCGGATAACCCCACAGCACGTAATAGCCGATGCGCATGCCGGTGCCGGCCTGGAAGCGCATCCAGTCGCGCTTGTTCGGGCAAGCCATCGTGTTCGTGTCGAAGCCGCCGCGCAGGAACGCATTCGTGTAGATCGTCAGGTGCACGAAC
This Verrucomicrobiota bacterium DNA region includes the following protein-coding sequences:
- a CDS encoding Gfo/Idh/MocA family oxidoreductase; this translates as MKARYAHPLRPVSRRRFAQSALAATGAVLGFPAIARMQNPNSKIAMAIIACGGRGAANMGGVEKSEYIAAVCDVNQRAIDAAKMKHPQAAAFTDFRKVFDHAKDFDAVTVSTCEHTHAFAAMMALQANKHVYCEKPLTYNIWEARKIREAAAARPKLATQMGIQIHSSENYRRVVEIIQAGVIGKVREAHVWVSRAWGLQSKEASDRNKDIVFVTDRPKEAMPVPAHLDWDLWLGPAPERPFHEVYFPGPKWYRWWDFGNGTMSDLGSHFNDLPFWALKLKAPLTIEAIGPTPHVEIAPASMSATYEYGPRGEMPAVKLTWHQGENKPDLWTQKKIPQWGSGHLFIGDKGMLLSDYGKYLLLPEADFAGFKPPEPTIPRVKSHYDDWLTAIRNGTQPHANFEYSGWLTEANHLGNVAFRAGKKIEWDAANLRAKNAPEAQRFIQREYRKGWKLG
- a CDS encoding TonB-dependent receptor translates to MKKLYRVSSSTFRVPGSEFGVQGLARHGARLALALAATSAFAQEPTNPPARLQEVVVTATRTAEPADRVAASVSVVTRAEADARGITTLADALDLINGLAVVRTGTPGQTTTVFSRGTQGKHTLLTIDGRRQTPNILGGYDWASLTLDNVDRVEVMRSPVSSLYGGEAIGGVVNALTRSGRGLRAPEHEVAFEAGSFRTFRESLATRGATGPWDYALSASRQDSDYDRANDRYRLTTLRGSTGWEANDAAYLDLKGAFHQSDAGSPGSTTFPDPGAFLRREVVNLSPGIEWNPSDSIEARLYYGFEHQYQRSVFTLFGGSDDQQRNVSQLVEGQLNWTVTDRWKLTFGAALQDLTFSQINNTGEEDIHLNTTSFGLYAQSQWSPLPRVTLVNSVRHDHYSDYPGATTWRQAMSARVPGTETRVFAAVARAFSPPAQGDLFFPGVFGYNVTLQPESSFGWEAGFEQPLAGGRLKLGATWFRNEIDNLISFDPTPRPGAPFGAPANVAGALTEGVEAGASLKPFDGLEARASYTYLTARDLATTLRLVRRPRHTATLDVAARPMKTLTLSAGAQLVSGRTDFYTDPFFTTTREHGQDYVVVRAAARYQFTEQAQLWIRAENLTDVKYEQAAQFPAPRLGIFGGFKLSF
- a CDS encoding type II secretion system protein, which produces MNTRSAPQPRTGFTLIELLVVIAIIAILAGLLLPAMAGAKEKSKRASCLNNLRQIGLAINIYAGDNNDRYPSGARNDNSFHATFVHLTIYTNAFLRGGFDTNTMACPNKRDWMRFQAGTGMRIGYYVLWGYPTENDTRARDATYARPTTTPWDSPKFTQDQGKHHVLAADVIERGTATPVSSSASHGPTGAVNSNTGSTPEPEQIKTAGGNVALPDGSAHWRKMEVMAARNVRWSGTPPAPLTTIIGYW